One genomic region from Cetobacterium sp. 8H encodes:
- a CDS encoding endonuclease MutS2 gives MNIHSYKVLEFNKLREELAHYMVIEENQEKILGLEPIRDINSLRKELEIVRDFMDFLRFDGGFEPNGMKDISSITKKAQLMGIYLETDDLWALNINLRLFRIFKGRLETLEKYKELRNRFIGLPTLKNIEDLINKAIDPEKNIKDDASLDLREIRIQKKNTVANIKRKFDEIFSNPAYSKAVQEKIITTRDGRSVIPIKMDFKGLIKGIEHDRSSSGSTVFIEPISIVSLNNKMRELEVREREEIRKILLRLTDQVRLNTSVIDEIGQALSYLDILNGKAQYGIEKRCSIPEINNKEMVSLVKARHPFINPNFVVPLTFEIGKGYNTLLITGPNTGGKTVALKTAGLLTLMALSGIPIPADEKTSIGFFNGVYADIGDEQSIEQSLSSFSAHLKNIQEILNSVTKASLVLLDELGSGTDPMEGSAFAMAVIDYLKDKKCKSMITTHYSEVKAYGYNEEDIETASMEFDVETLSPTYRLLIGVPGESNALTIAKRLGVSEVIIEKAKSYISDEDKKVEKMISNIKDKSLELETMQAEVEELKAKAKKDKEEYEEKLRVLEKEKNQILKEAYEKADKMMREMQNKAAALVNRIQKEDKTKEDMKDVQKSLNMLRTTLQEEKAETVETKPKVARKIDYKIGDRVFVNSINQYAIVNKINLNKETLNIQAGILKLEVSMDDVKTVVEPKKKEYRPINTHTKTRVKSEVDLRGKLVDEAIYELETYMDRALMNGYREIYVIHGKGTGALRTGVLEFLKTSRYVKEFRTGGHNEGGIGCTVVTLK, from the coding sequence ATGAATATTCATAGCTATAAAGTTTTGGAGTTTAATAAATTAAGAGAAGAATTAGCACACTATATGGTAATTGAAGAGAATCAAGAGAAGATTTTAGGATTAGAACCAATTAGAGATATAAACTCTTTAAGAAAAGAATTAGAAATAGTTAGAGATTTTATGGACTTTTTAAGGTTTGATGGTGGATTTGAACCTAATGGGATGAAAGATATTTCAAGCATAACAAAAAAAGCTCAACTTATGGGAATATATTTAGAAACAGACGATTTATGGGCTTTAAATATCAATTTGAGATTATTTAGAATTTTTAAAGGAAGACTAGAAACTCTTGAAAAATATAAAGAGTTAAGAAACAGATTTATTGGTCTACCAACATTGAAAAATATAGAAGATTTAATAAATAAAGCTATTGATCCTGAAAAAAATATTAAAGATGATGCATCTTTAGATTTAAGAGAGATAAGAATTCAGAAGAAAAATACAGTGGCAAATATTAAAAGAAAATTTGATGAGATATTCTCAAATCCAGCTTATTCAAAAGCTGTTCAAGAGAAGATAATAACAACTAGAGACGGTAGAAGTGTAATACCTATTAAAATGGACTTCAAAGGACTTATTAAAGGAATAGAGCACGACAGATCATCAAGTGGCTCTACAGTCTTTATAGAGCCTATATCAATAGTATCGTTGAATAACAAAATGAGAGAGTTAGAGGTAAGAGAAAGAGAAGAGATCAGAAAAATTCTTTTAAGATTAACAGATCAAGTGAGACTTAATACCTCTGTAATAGATGAGATAGGTCAAGCATTATCATATTTAGATATATTAAATGGAAAAGCACAATATGGAATTGAAAAAAGATGTTCAATACCAGAGATTAACAATAAAGAGATGGTTTCGTTAGTAAAGGCTAGACATCCGTTTATAAACCCAAATTTTGTGGTTCCTTTAACATTTGAAATAGGTAAAGGTTATAACACACTACTTATAACAGGGCCAAATACAGGAGGAAAGACAGTAGCTCTAAAGACTGCCGGACTTTTAACTCTGATGGCACTATCAGGAATTCCAATTCCAGCTGATGAAAAAACGAGTATTGGATTTTTCAACGGAGTTTATGCAGATATAGGAGATGAGCAGAGTATTGAACAATCACTTTCATCATTCTCAGCTCATTTGAAAAATATACAAGAGATATTAAACTCAGTTACAAAAGCTTCACTTGTACTTTTAGACGAGTTAGGATCAGGAACAGATCCAATGGAAGGATCGGCTTTTGCAATGGCAGTAATTGATTACTTAAAGGATAAGAAGTGCAAGTCAATGATTACAACTCACTACAGTGAAGTTAAGGCATATGGATATAACGAAGAGGATATAGAGACAGCATCTATGGAATTTGATGTAGAAACATTATCACCTACATATAGACTTTTAATAGGTGTTCCTGGAGAAAGTAACGCTTTAACAATTGCAAAAAGATTAGGTGTGTCAGAAGTTATAATTGAAAAAGCCAAGTCATATATAAGTGATGAAGATAAAAAAGTGGAAAAGATGATATCTAATATAAAAGATAAATCTTTGGAGCTAGAGACTATGCAAGCTGAAGTTGAAGAGTTGAAGGCTAAAGCTAAAAAAGATAAAGAAGAGTATGAAGAGAAGTTAAGAGTTCTAGAAAAAGAGAAAAACCAAATTTTAAAAGAAGCATATGAAAAAGCGGATAAGATGATGAGAGAGATGCAAAATAAAGCAGCAGCTCTAGTAAATAGAATCCAAAAAGAAGATAAAACTAAAGAGGACATGAAAGATGTTCAAAAAAGTTTAAATATGCTTAGAACAACTTTACAAGAGGAAAAAGCTGAAACTGTAGAAACTAAACCAAAAGTAGCTAGAAAAATTGATTATAAGATTGGTGACAGAGTATTTGTAAACAGTATTAATCAATACGCTATCGTAAATAAAATAAATTTAAATAAAGAAACATTAAATATACAAGCAGGAATTTTAAAGTTAGAAGTATCTATGGATGATGTTAAAACTGTTGTTGAGCCTAAGAAAAAAGAGTATAGACCAATAAATACTCATACAAAAACTAGAGTAAAATCAGAGGTTGATTTAAGAGGTAAACTTGTAGATGAAGCTATATATGAGTTAGAAACATATATGGACAGAGCTCTTATGAATGGATACCGTGAAATATATGTAATTCATGGAAAAGGAACTGGGGCTTTGAGAACAGGAGTTTTAGAATTCTTAAAAACTTCAAGATATGTCAAAGAGTTTAGAACAGGAGGACATAACGAAGGAGGAATCGGATGTACTGTTGTAACTCTAAAATAA
- the ispD gene encoding 2-C-methyl-D-erythritol 4-phosphate cytidylyltransferase yields MYCCNSKITLIVAAAGVGKRMGLGYPKQFLEVDGKPLFLKVLEVAEKTDLVENIIVVTGEDSVEYVKSECLKNQIFKISEVISGGSERQYSIEKALAHCSNDSIIAVQDGVRPFLRESYFFEALKILQDDIKVDGVVVGVPVKDTIKKIDSDGFVIETPKRSEFIAVHTPQIFRGDILKKAYSKAAEDNFLGTDDSSLVERIGGKIKVLLGSYDNIKITTIEDLKHL; encoded by the coding sequence ATGTACTGTTGTAACTCTAAAATAACACTTATTGTAGCGGCTGCAGGAGTTGGAAAAAGAATGGGACTAGGATATCCAAAACAATTTTTAGAAGTAGATGGGAAACCTCTATTTCTAAAAGTTTTAGAAGTGGCTGAAAAAACAGACCTAGTTGAAAACATAATAGTTGTAACTGGTGAGGACTCTGTAGAGTATGTTAAGAGTGAGTGTTTGAAAAATCAAATTTTTAAAATCTCTGAAGTTATTTCAGGAGGCAGTGAAAGACAATATTCTATTGAAAAAGCATTGGCACATTGTTCAAATGATAGTATAATAGCAGTACAAGATGGAGTGAGACCATTTCTTAGAGAAAGTTACTTTTTTGAAGCTTTGAAAATACTTCAAGATGATATAAAAGTTGATGGCGTAGTTGTAGGTGTTCCTGTAAAAGATACAATAAAAAAGATAGATTCTGATGGTTTTGTTATAGAAACTCCAAAAAGATCGGAGTTCATAGCTGTGCATACCCCTCAAATTTTTAGGGGTGATATTTTGAAAAAAGCATATTCTAAGGCTGCAGAGGATAATTTTTTAGGGACAGATGACTCTTCATTAGTTGAGAGAATAGGTGGAAAAATTAAAGTTTTATTAGGGAGTTATGACAATATAAAAATTACAACGATTGAGGATTTAAAGCATCTTTAG